The following are encoded together in the Planococcus antarcticus DSM 14505 genome:
- the trmB gene encoding tRNA (guanosine(46)-N7)-methyltransferase TrmB: protein MRSRFKPWAADLLDTHPEIVIPNPEQQKGNWHEVFGNNHPLHIEAGTGKGRFISGMAKANPDINYIGIELFDSVIVTALESILDEKNGIPNLRLLKVNARKIADYFEKGEVDRLYLNFSDPWPKTRHAKRRLTHESFLKLYEAVLPKNGEIHFKTDNRRLFEYSLTSISEYGMLLKDVSLDLHDNEPKWNIMTEYEEKFSKKGQPIYRMEAQFSVSYS, encoded by the coding sequence ATGAGATCACGTTTTAAACCATGGGCAGCAGATTTACTCGATACTCATCCGGAGATTGTTATTCCGAACCCAGAACAACAAAAAGGAAATTGGCACGAAGTCTTCGGCAATAACCACCCCCTTCATATTGAAGCAGGAACAGGAAAAGGCCGTTTTATTAGTGGTATGGCAAAAGCCAATCCCGATATCAACTATATTGGGATTGAACTGTTCGACAGCGTCATCGTCACGGCTCTTGAGAGCATTCTAGACGAAAAAAATGGTATTCCAAACTTGCGGCTTTTAAAGGTTAATGCGAGAAAAATCGCTGATTATTTCGAAAAAGGGGAAGTAGACAGGCTGTATTTGAACTTCTCGGATCCGTGGCCAAAAACACGACACGCTAAGCGTCGGTTAACGCATGAATCTTTCTTGAAGCTTTATGAAGCGGTATTGCCTAAAAATGGAGAAATCCATTTCAAGACGGATAACCGTAGACTTTTTGAATATTCACTTACCAGTATTTCTGAGTATGGTATGTTATTAAAAGATGTCTCTTTAGATCTCCATGACAATGAACCCAAATGGAACATCATGACAGAATATGAAGAGAAATTTTCAAAAAAAGGCCAGCCGATTTATCGGATGGAAGCACAGTTTTCAGTTAGCTACTCATGA